The following are encoded in a window of Spodoptera frugiperda isolate SF20-4 chromosome 3, AGI-APGP_CSIRO_Sfru_2.0, whole genome shotgun sequence genomic DNA:
- the LOC118273806 gene encoding dolichol-phosphate mannosyltransferase subunit 3, translating into MTKLLEWVSVLSAFVAVWYSLVAGYVKHPMIEKNMTLVIVSPLIFVILFGLYAVSVILYRVFTFNNCEDAAKELQEEIKEARRDLQEKGLRW; encoded by the coding sequence ATGACGAAGTTACTCGAGTGGGTTTCGGTGCTTTCGGCGTTCGTCGCAGTATGGTATTCTTTAGTCGCTGGTTACGTTAAGCATCCAATGATTGAGAAAAACATGACATTGGTAATTGTATCCCCTTTAATATTCGTGATACTTTTTGGATTGTACGCGGTATCTGTGATCCTATATCGAGTATTCACGTTCAATAACTGTGAAGATGCAGCCAAGGAATTGCAGGAAGAAATAAAAGAGGCTAGACGAGACTTACAGGAAAAGGGTCTCAGGTGGTGA